One window from the genome of Candidatus Obscuribacterales bacterium encodes:
- a CDS encoding serine/threonine-protein kinase — protein sequence MTSDFNIGSKLANRYLLTDLLGRGSMGRVYAAKDIVLGGVPVAVKLLSQTLLNRKMRDRFEREATTCALLGQKSIHIVRVTDYGVREDDEVPFYVMEHLQGESLSEVLSHQPIVLPRFLSLTRQICLGLQCAHQGILVDQNVYPIVHRDIKPSNIMITQDESLGELAKILDFGIAKLLQADVGQTNCFMGTLAYSSPEQMEGRELDARSDIYSLGVMMFQLLTGKMPLQADTHTFGGWYQAHQFQPPRTFEIANSNIKVPKALESLVMSCLAKSPKDRPQNVAEILKALEPLEQRFGAGQRLGRRINDALVKLPVKASPKAGSHLTIDDLCKQASWPKNMPIADIVFPKPMRVKQDILPTLWVMLPVSEIKKRLVCSRYNRFLFLESPHPMMLWLTVLYNPDYGPRWLPCYLDLKTSQGSQMCRLLGKVQQYRLLFFSHENPQQCMTVMNSTIAEAQCRMFQQWASMAQSVRSAGQSATSKNMLKTELENLKPKILTKLESLYNSGNTDISG from the coding sequence ATGACATCGGACTTTAACATTGGTTCCAAACTTGCAAATCGCTATCTGCTGACCGATTTACTAGGGCGCGGCTCCATGGGGCGCGTGTATGCAGCTAAAGATATCGTTCTAGGCGGTGTGCCGGTTGCGGTTAAACTACTGTCGCAGACGTTGTTAAACCGTAAGATGCGCGATCGCTTTGAGCGAGAAGCGACAACCTGCGCCCTGTTGGGTCAAAAAAGTATTCATATTGTTCGCGTGACAGACTATGGCGTTCGGGAAGATGATGAGGTTCCTTTTTATGTGATGGAGCACCTGCAAGGTGAGAGTTTGAGCGAAGTGTTGAGCCACCAGCCCATTGTGTTGCCGCGCTTCTTAAGCTTGACGCGACAAATTTGCCTTGGTTTGCAGTGTGCCCATCAAGGTATCTTGGTTGATCAAAACGTATACCCGATTGTCCATCGTGATATTAAGCCAAGCAATATCATGATTACCCAAGATGAGAGCTTGGGAGAATTAGCCAAAATTCTTGATTTCGGAATCGCAAAGCTACTCCAAGCAGACGTTGGTCAAACCAACTGTTTTATGGGCACCCTCGCCTATTCGTCACCGGAACAGATGGAGGGACGTGAGCTGGATGCTCGATCTGACATCTACAGCCTAGGCGTGATGATGTTTCAGTTGTTGACCGGCAAGATGCCGTTGCAAGCTGATACGCACACGTTTGGGGGGTGGTATCAAGCCCACCAGTTTCAGCCTCCCCGCACCTTTGAAATTGCCAACTCCAACATTAAAGTGCCCAAGGCATTAGAGTCATTGGTGATGAGCTGCTTGGCAAAGTCACCCAAGGATCGCCCTCAAAATGTAGCAGAGATTCTCAAGGCCCTAGAGCCCCTAGAACAGCGTTTTGGTGCCGGGCAGCGTCTAGGGCGACGTATTAATGATGCCCTAGTGAAGCTGCCGGTGAAGGCGTCACCCAAGGCAGGTAGCCACTTAACGATTGATGATCTATGTAAGCAGGCTTCTTGGCCGAAAAACATGCCCATCGCTGACATTGTTTTTCCCAAGCCTATGCGGGTTAAGCAAGATATCTTACCAACGCTGTGGGTGATGTTGCCTGTATCAGAAATTAAAAAACGCCTAGTCTGTAGCCGCTATAATCGATTTTTATTTCTAGAATCACCCCATCCGATGATGCTATGGCTGACCGTGTTGTATAACCCGGATTATGGCCCTCGCTGGCTGCCCTGCTATCTAGATTTAAAGACCAGTCAGGGGAGCCAAATGTGTCGATTGTTGGGCAAGGTTCAGCAATATCGCCTGCTGTTTTTCTCCCACGAAAATCCGCAGCAGTGTATGACGGTGATGAATTCCACGATCGCTGAGGCCCAGTGCCGCATGTTTCAACAATGGGCCAGTATGGCTCAGTCGGTACGATCGGCGGGGCAATCGGCCACCAGCAAGAATATGCTGAAGACAGAGTTAGAAAACCTCAAGCCAAAGATATTGACAAAGTTAGAGTCTTTATACAACAGTGGAAATACAGATATTTCTGGCTAG